The genomic window CTTCCATTTCGATAAcgacaaagtcagtggggagaaAGTAATTTCCCACTTCGACCAGTACATTCTCGACTACTCTTTCAGCTTGCTTCTGACTCTTGTCAGCCAATTGGATCATTACATCTGTGGACTTAAGCTCATTGATTTTCAATCTCTTCATGAAAGacagaggcatcacatttatgctgGCTCCCAGATCACAGAATCCTCTATCAATCATGGTGTCTCCTatagcacaggggatgtgaaagctTCCCGGATCCCCTTTCTTTATTGGTAATGCCTTCTGAATAAGATCATTGGATTCTTTGTTCATCACCACTATTTGGACACACTTTAGGTTGCTTgatgtggcggaaattggcgagttaaaaaattattataagagatacgttgcaagtatagttcttaaccaaccaaaaatctgcttatcaatttagaagggttgtcactaaattaaaattaaaatactaggagtatgaatcccaggtcatctcccaacgagttgcagaaagatgtgctat from Arachis ipaensis cultivar K30076 chromosome B09, Araip1.1, whole genome shotgun sequence includes these protein-coding regions:
- the LOC107615561 gene encoding uncharacterized protein LOC107615561 encodes the protein MNKESNDLIQKALPIKKGDPGSFHIPCAIGDTMIDRGFCDLGASINVMPLSFMKRLKINELKSTDVMIQLADKSQKQAERVVENVLVEVGNYFLPTDFVVIEMEESHLHPIILGRPFLATSKALIDVEQGELLLRIHDE